The following proteins are co-located in the Cryptosporidium parvum Iowa II chromosome 6, whole genome shotgun sequence genome:
- a CDS encoding protein kinase — protein sequence MREEYNYDSYKYREGGIKREELKQNKFGRAELLKKENELSKREGAVLKSKNVPKLALESVDPKSKWKQITSSTFYGDSGPLLSKLHSVPEELQRHFEIYDGIEGVLGRGAYSSVFKIRSKRSGNIYALKVMSVEHFTCRGLSGQLRREIQLQSQCFHPNIVQLYKCLEHNGYVFLILEYVDTNLFNILHRKKKNHVIRAGARRNRYIPSDEEYQEEESSLFARNEVVSYLTQILKAINYLHEMSIVHRDVKPENILISCEGRVKLGDFGWCGDLCRRCNSMAGTFCYMAPEILKGERQTAKVDSWSVGILIYELYMGNVPFIPNNSSGGGGRGGREGECDGNTNSQVISMLNSIREISKDARPSRFPPDAWHLCCWLLRKNSNERASPIQALNHPFLADGNLTSPIPITPFRRPEFQLNSTPKTVRQDISSPKVQNSTTFTTLPLVAVPTPRKASEKEKLRPETQIKRMVTEIPTNMYNYNYNYNSERSSGLHANNNYLSQKTALNAPVVGVGPGINVVSVQTDHYKQQNPSSETRYYQYQQARVANTKRADEPQRRDLSVVRNPLPRDHFGPGYLQKIPQQYPIDQNPRINYNENFQVSSRPVFDRNQLYGQAPPQPQGIISRDIYMPPVPQMGSGFPQNQPNKPILRQNTPPNRYVSQPPIYYYEQQPSQVRRNHYISQNHH from the coding sequence ATGAGAGAGGAGTATAACTATGATAGTTATAAGTACAGAGAGGGTGGAATTAAAAGAGAGGAGTTGAAACAAAATAAGTTTGGTAGAGCAGAACTTttaaaaaaggaaaatgaattaagcAAACGAGAAGGAGCAGTGTTAAAGTCCAAAAATGTTCCAAAGCTTGCTTTGGAATCTGTGGATCCAAAAAGCAAATGGAAACAAATAACATCTAGTACATTCTACGGTGACTCGGGTCCATTACTTTCAAAGTTACACTCAGTTCCAGAGGAATTACAAAGACACTTTGAGATTTATGATGGAATTGAGGGAGTATTAGGTAGAGGAGCGTATTCAAGCGTATTTAAGATCAGAAGTAAAAGAAGTGGTAATATATATGCATTAAAAGTTATGAGCGTAGAGCATTTTACTTGTAGAGGATTGTCAGGACAATTAAGAAGAGAAATTCAACTTCAATCACAATGTTTTCATCCTAATATTGTTCAGTTATATAAATGTTTGGAACATAATGGGTATGTATTTTTGATTCTAGAGTATGTAGACactaatttattcaatattcttcatagaaaaaagaagaacCATGTAATTAGAGCTGGAGCTAGACGAAATAGATATATTCCAAGTGACGAAGAATATCAAGAAGAAGAATCGTCTCTTTTTGCAAGAAATGAAGTGGTGAGTTATTTAACCCAAATACTCAAGGCTATTAATTATCTTCATGAAATGAGTATAGTTCATAGAGATGTTAAGCCtgagaatattttaatttcttgtGAAGGAAGAGTTAAGCTTGGAGATTTTGGGTGGTGTGGAGATTTATGTAGGAGATGTAATTCAATGGCAGGAACATTCTGTTATATGGCTCCAGAAATCCTTAAAGGTGAAAGACAAACAGCTAAAGTGGATTCTTGGAGCGTtggaattttaatttacGAGCTTTATATGGGAAATGTACcatttattccaaataacTCATCTGGAGGAGGAGGGAGAGGAGGAAGAGAGGGAGAATGTGATGGAAATACTAATTCTCAAGTAATTTCAATGCTAAATTCTATTAGAGAAATCTCCAAGGATGCAAGACCCAGTAGATTTCCACCAGATGCCTGGCATCTTTGTTGTTGGCTACTAAGGAAAAACTCCAACGAAAGAGCTTCTCCAATTCAAGCTCTCAACCATCCATTTCTAGCTGATGGCAACCTTACTTCTCCCATTCCTATTACTCCTTTCAGAAGGCCtgaatttcaattaaattctaCTCCAAAGACTGTCAGGCAAGATATATCTTCCCCTAAAGTACAAAATTCCACTACTTTTACTACCCTTCCTCTTGTTGCAGTTCCCACTCCAAGAAAAGCCTCCGAGAAGGAAAAGTTGAGGCCAGAAACccaaattaaaagaatggTAACTGAGATACCAACTAATATGTATAACTATAACTATAACTATAACTCTGAAAGAAGTTCTGGTTTGCATGCCAATAATAACTATCTCTCGCAGAAAACTGCTTTGAATGCACCTGTTGTTGGAGTTGGACCAGGAATTAATGTTGTTTCTGTCCAAACTGATCACTACAAACAACAAAATCCTAGTTCTGAAACTAGGTACTATCAATATCAACAGGCCCGTGTCGCAAATACCAAAAGAGCAGATGAACCTCAGAGAAGAGATCTTTCTGTTGTTAGGAATCCTCTTCCCAGAGATCATTTTGGCCCAGGATACTTACAAAAGATTCCTCAACAGTATCCTATTGATCAAAACCCTAGAATCAATTATAATGAAAACTTCCAGGTTTCATCAAGGCCTGTATTTGATAGAAATCAGTTATATGGACAAGCACCACCTCAGCCTCAAGGAATCATCTCTCGTGATATTTATATGCCTCCTGTTCCACAAATGGGATCAGGATTTCCCCAAAATCAGCCCAACAAACCCATATTAAGGCAAAATACACCTCCAAATAGATATGTCAGTCAACCTCCCATATATTACTATGAACAACAACCATCACAAGTAAGAAGGAATCACTACATATCACAAAACCACCATTGA
- a CDS encoding ring finger protein (similar to rhysin and deltex of animals), translating into MWRWWSDEGWVYYSLENSAVIEKSWRKKEVNIIINVGGIPFLLNLRHFYQFNFITQRHRRISRDISSAVWFWTDNDDQLNLYQPNVSAQIERFYLHIQWNLYKESQNDENSHHSHNNCQKSCKGSDALQPAINNELVKRPKSGECVVWNQYDIYPIECVQVNRITGKERKIYRRYLKKVEYEVTDNSQDSDKENDFNLEWEFTDTSKPQIQDALSIIVETGEFNCEGYSNAFTKQEIDFTVSKLLEQAQVDDDCCLCLDALNRDLVKLNKCSHVFHSECLNDMISHLNNKTALLCPLCMTPQCFGRGNSPPGKMRYIVYKSGNIEIESYPNTNVIEIEYFIPSGIQNQRHPSPNKLYTGTYKIAYLPFNKKGLIMLDGLAKAFQLGHTFKVNSITNPSTGSSMEIVQWGNIPHKISTCGGPALHGFPDPNFFTTLINKLSSLGIKCKHEESESHSEINE; encoded by the coding sequence ATGTGGCGTTGGTGGTCAGATGAAGGATGggtttattattctttggAAAACTCTGCTGTTATTGAGAAATCatggagaaaaaaagaagttaACATAATCATCAATGTTGGAGGAATACCATTTCTACTTAATCTCCGGCACTTTTACCAATTTAACTTCATTACTCAACGTCACAGAAGGATAAGTAGAGATATTTCTTCAGCTGTATGGTTCTGGACAGATAATGATGATCAGTTAAACCTTTACCAACCAAATGTATCTGCTCAAATTGAGAGATTTTATCTGCATATTCAATGGAACCTTTATAAAGAATCGCAAAATGATGAGAATAGTCATCATAGTCATAATAATTGTCAGAAATCATGCAAAGGTTCTGACGCCCTACAACCagctattaataatgaattggTTAAAAGACCAAAATCTGGAGAGTGCGTTGTTTGGAACCAGTATGATATCTACCCAATAGAATGTGTTCAAGTGAATAGAATTACtggaaaagaaagaaagatttATAGAAGATATTTAAAGAAGGTAGAATACGAAGTTACTGACAATTCTCAAGATTCAGATAAggaaaatgattttaatttgGAATGGGAATTTACTGATACTAGTAAACCTCAAATCCAAGATGCACTTTCAATAATTGTTGAGACTGGAGAATTTAATTGTGAAGGATACTCTAATGCATTCACTAAGCAAGAAATTGACTTTACTGTATCCAAGTTACTAGAACAAGCACAAGTGGATGATGATTGTTGTTTATGTTTGGATGCTCTGAATAGGGATTTAGTCAAGCTGAATAAATGTTCGCATGTTTTCCATTCAGAGTGTTTAAATGATATGATAAGTCATCTGAATAACAAAACAGCTTTGTTATGCCCACTTTGTATGACTCCACAATGCTTTGGAAGAGGAAATTCACCTCCTGGGAAAATGAGATATATTGTTTATAAATCTGGAAATATTGAGATAGAAAGTTATCCTAATACAAATGTgattgaaattgaatattttattccAAGTGGTATCCAAAATCAGAGACATCCAAGTCCAAATAAGTTATATACAGGAACATACAAAATTGCATATTTAccatttaataaaaaaggtCTCATAATGCTTGATGGACTTGCTAAAGCTTTCCAACTTGGCCATACATTCAAAGTGAACAGTATTACTAATCCTTCAACAGGATCATCTATGGAAATTGTTCAATGGGGCAATATTCCACATAAGATTTCAACTTGTGGAGGGCCAGCTTTACACGGATTTCCAGATCCAAACTTTTTCACTACACTAATAAACAAGTTATCAAGTTTGGGTATAAAATGTAAACATGAAGAATCTGAATCCCATTCTGAgattaatgaataa
- a CDS encoding ERGIC-53-like mannose binding lectin that is a type I membrane protein, transmembrane domain near C, signal peptide produces MVVRILYFLIICIWNVNIGFGHNDDPASAAHPSHDSIKQQKVDRIVMMRHSFESPLTLDTTLSEWDLAMATIPVRKSVVLVPGVKNRTGQFWNKSPLNTSHFEITFTFEVVGTPNSSQEGEGFAFWFVSEAYGSIYPKSNEDLELWNLLGYKNAPKGLGVMFSFLDRNNKKNPSISLLLSDGEKTFSSHTDIPTHLGVYYNFINSEGPTTFKLYVSPETGIIGQIRTSPTSKWIDCFKSDAKSIPSSIKNGGFIGFSSYTGPEVPNQPKVADRISIISLNVYNLDLTRAGEEIPDSLKHDSNTEQVEVTDLLRDTHVHGDKDVAEALKAFSQILYKHITEATPREQAIHRTLNSLLSQVQKLTTEIKEVQRILSINSGTNHSETLNTVQTEIVGLKTLFDRHSKYQTNTLIGLEDTLKNKEDVASQVHKAIKSQSSTTSIVSIALIIIIVVFGLVVWKKVKDIEKKHLL; encoded by the coding sequence ATGGTTGTGAGAATACTTTACTTCTTGATTATATGTATCTGGAATGTGAATATTGGATTTGGTCATAATGATGACCCTGCATCTGCAGCTCATCCTTCTCATGATAGTATTAAACAACAAAAAGTTGACAGAATAGTTATGATGAGACATTCATTTGAATCTCCTTTAACTCTCGATACAACTCTTTCTGAATGGGATTTAGCTATGGCGACAATTCCTGTTAGAAAAAGCGTGGTATTAGTTCCTGGTGTTAAGAACCGAACTGGTcaattttggaataaatCTCCACTCAATACTTCTCATTTTGAAATCACTTTCACTTTTGAAGTTGTTGGTACTCCAAATAGTTCACAAGAAGGAGAGGGCTTTGCTTTTTGGTTTGTAAGCGAAGCTTATGGATCAATTTATCCAAAATCAAATGAAGATCTTGAATTATGGAATCTTTTAGGTTACAAAAACGCCCCAAAAGGTTTGGGAGTTATGTTTTCCTTCCTAGATCGTAATAACAAAAAGAATCCTTCTATCTCACTTCTTCTTTCAGATGGAGAGAAAACATTTTCTTCACATACTGATATCCCTACACATCTGGGAGTATATTACAACTTTATAAATTCAGAAGGTCCTACAACATTCAAACTTTATGTTTCTCCAGAAACAGGAATTATTGGTCAAATAAGAACTTCTCCGACTTCAAAGTGGATTGATTGCTTTAAATCAGATGCAAAATCAATTCCCTCTTCTATCAAGAATGGTGGTTTTATTGGTTTTTCTTCATATACTGGTCCTGAAGTTCCAAATCAACCAAAAGTTGCTGATCGAATTTCCataatttctttgaatGTTTACAATTTGGACCTAACTAGAGCTGGAGAAGAGATTCCAGATTCACTTAAACATGATTCCAATACTGAACAAGTTGAAGTCACTGACTTGTTGAGAGATACTCACGTACATGGGGACAAAGATGTTGCTGAAGCTCTCAAAGCATTTTCACAAATTCTATACAAACATATTACAGAAGCAACTCCAAGAGAACAAGCAATTCATAGAACTTTGAATTCACTACTTTCTCAGGTCCAAAAACTTACTACTGAGATTAAGGAGGTGCAACGCAttctttcaattaattcaggAACAAACCACAGTGAGACCTTAAACACTGTCCAAACAGAAATTGTTGGACTTAAGACATTATTTGATAGACATTCAAAATATCAAACTAATACACTTATTGGGTTGGAAGATACCTTAAAGAATAAAGAGGATGTAGCATCCCAAGTACATAAAGCAATTAAAAGCCAGTCTTCTACGACTTCCATTGTATCTATTGCAttaattatcattatcGTAGTTTTTGGACTGGTTGTATGGAAGAAAGTTAAGGATATTGAGAAGAAACATCtcttataa
- a CDS encoding Trm5 RNA methyltransferase — translation MEELRTNIEDCFDTSKIFKSYKLPFIKVKINNCNYVQNLLKENDILFKFPRVSPIINDEKNKENKLILMGEDLLRNYYKVSDKRMKLEDRSNSELESNGDYIIELSDDFFIKIPRNVFIGLNSIDFAEYGIMDFKIEYKYLSYIECARQCIPNNIEIVSSFETIGHIAHLNLNEDNFQYRYILGKILLDKNPGIKTVVTKTGNIESTFRTYPLEVIGGENNLKARLKEQGIIYNINIDQVYWNSRLSNERQRIVELIPRKSIVFDLTCGAGAFTLPLIKIKDCTLFSNDLNPDAIKLLKENMISNKLKDDKVITSQKDCIECIHEILNRNLDPEKIFKIEKNALNLISHENDVFYWICNLPELSLNMLKGFVQGKKTYLEKKIQENSSFRNTMNHFFFYCFSKDPNPKKDIETRIFTFLESDPTTINSEYFSPINLSIHEVRDVSPNKKMYCAQFSMVIPIQVN, via the coding sequence ATGGAGGAGTTGAGAACAAATATAGAAGATTGTTTTGACACTTCCAAAATTTTCAAGAGCTATAAATTGCCGTTtattaaagtaaaaataaataattgtaaCTATGTACAAAATTTgttgaaagaaaatgatattcTTTTCAAGTTCCCAAGAGTATCtccaattattaatgatgaaaagaataaggaaaacaaattaattttaatggGTGAGGATTTATTACGGAATTACTACAAAGTTAGTGataaaagaatgaaattaGAGGACAGGTCGAATTCAGAATTAGAATCAAATGGAGATTATATTATAGAATTATCAGATGATTTCTTTATAAAAATTCCAAGAAATGTATTTATTGGCTTAAATTCAATAGATTTTGCAGAATATGGAATAATGGATTTTAAGATAGAATATAAGTATCTTTCATATATTGAATGTGCTAGACAATGTATTCCAAATAACATTGAGATAGTATCAAGTTTTGAGACAATTGGACATATAGctcatttaaatttgaatgagGATAACTTCCAATATAGATATATTTTAGGAAAGATTTTATTAGATAAGAATCCAGGGATAAAAACGGTAGTAACGAAAACAGGAAATATTGAGAGTACATTTAGAACTTATCCTTTGGAGGTAATTGGtggagaaaataatttaaaggCAAGACTTAAGGAACAGGGcataatttataatattaatattgaccAGGTTTACTGGAATTCTAGACTTTCTAATGAGAGACAAAGAATTGTTGAGCTGATTCCAAGAAAATCAATAGTCTTCGATTTAACTTGTGGAGCAGGAGCATTTACTCTTCCTCTAATAAAGATTAAGGATTGtactttattttctaatgatttaaatccAGAtgcaataaaattattaaaggaaaatatGATCTCAAATAAACTCAAAGATGATAAGGTAATAACTTCACAAAAAGATTGTATTGAATGTATTCatgaaattttgaatagaaATTTAGACCCAGAAAAGATCTTTAAGATTGAGAAGAATGctctaaatttaatttctcaTGAAAACGATGTATTTTACTGGATTTGCAATCTTCCTGAACTTTCCCTTAATATGTTAAAAGGATTTGTACAAGGGAAAAAAACTTAtctagaaaaaaaaattcaagaaaacTCCTCTTTTAGAAACACAATGAaccattttttcttttattgcTTTTCAAAAGATCCCAATccaaaaaaagatattgaaaCTAGGATCTTTACTTTCCTAGAATCGGATCCAACTACTATAAATTCAGAATATTTCTCTCCAATCAATCTTTCTATTCATGAAGTTAGAGATGTTTCCcctaataaaaaaatgtattgTGCTCAATTCTCCATGGTTATCCCTATTCAAGTAAATTAA
- a CDS encoding cysteine-rich protein with zinc finger gives MDDIYLAEFHGFIDEKTWEIAKLSIHYLHTLKENIIKVLENGGTLEKYSHLRDLIEIVRICILHGILIGINYLNKSEDNYKYDYGSLYHFVRIFPELNELGKVDDMCFLSFLLMNKVFTGFLESIKNPSSKWNQRITMYYHHASILRYSEFLKEFILIINSFENCLRIKNFHIPNNWMTYFAKLSLRWNNFGNDQTTEISIINENFKNIKYKTKQYNHHDQKILKNLTNINDIEIDSKSTLSILLKQEFEQKINFKDYNIFDDRAFISKSSILNSNNELDPDILSDNNDHIVVYNERNIQDIEDLLGDMWCPMFDYSPISEKLYLENEEENFVNYDNENNNNNNNNDNNNEYNKLQEKDEKNNIELNNIYNYEDINHYININNESDLSNFKINYELKLIKNDNNELKERYLSYYHIPLNKQEERLILELQDYKCFTKHCENILEFDQESKLNFCCFTGYYYCDYCYGSNTCSILPGLLAKYGNLTPVPVSIKSKEKLKSLENIPLIKIHSLTAEIWESNKYIKQLVYLKSYLSSLLIMNDNNNNNNNKCQYKESIKRRLLREYDIIYQFGRYEYFSVNQLTEIAYEIFSQEVTMYSNETNIQITVREMKNIAINWRKHLLKCIHCQYQNKNSKKDLILSLKE, from the coding sequence ATGGATGATATTTATTTGGCAGAATTTCATGGTtttattgatgaaaaaaCATGGGAAATTGCTAAATTAAGTATACATTATCTTCATACacttaaagaaaatataataaaagtcTTGGAAAATGGAGGTACACTTGAGAAATATTCTCATTTAAGagatttaattgaaattgtAAGAATATGTATTTTACATGGTATTTTAATTggaataaattatttaaataaatcagaAGATAATTACAAATATGATTATGGTTCTTTGTATCATTTTGTAAGAATATTCCCAGAACTTAATGAATTAGGAAAAGTTGATGATATGTgttttttatcatttttattaatgaataaagTATTTACTGGATTTCTTGAATCTATTAAAAATCCTTCATCAAAATGGAATCAAAGAATAACAATGTATTATCATCATGCTAGTATTTTGAGATATAGTGAATTCTTGAAAGagtttattttaataatcaacagttttgaaaattgtctaagaatcaaaaatttcCATATTCCTAATAATTGGATGACTTATTTTGcaaaattatcattaagATGGAATAATTTTGGAAATGATCAAACAACAGaaatatcaattattaatgagaattttaagaatattaaatataaaacaaaacaatataatcatcatgatcaaaaaattcttaaaaatcttacaaatattaatgatataGAAATTGATTCTAAATCTACTTTAagtattttattaaagcaAGAATTTGAACAAAAGATCAATTTTAAagattataatatatttgatgaTAGAgcttttatttcaaaatcaagtatattaaattcaaataatgaattggATCCAGATATATTAAGtgataataatgatcaTATTGTTGTATATaatgaaagaaatattcaagatattgaagatttattGGGGGATATGTGGTGTCCAATGTTTGATTATTCTCCTATATCTGAAAAACtttatttagaaaatgaagaagaaaattttgtaaattatgataatgaaaataataataataataacaataatgacaataataatgaatataataaattacaagaaaaagatgaaaaaaataatatagagttaaataatatttataattatgaagatattaatcattatataaatattaataatgaatcaGATTTATCTAATTTCAAGATTAAttatgaattaaaattgataaaaaatgataataatgaattgaAAGAAAGGTATTTATCTTATTATCATATTCCATTAAATAAACAAGAAGAAAGgttaatattagaattacAAGATTATAAATGTTTTACAAAACATtgtgaaaatatattagaatttgaTCAAGAATCTAAATTGAATTTCTGTTGTTTTACtggttattattattgtgATTATTGTTATGGATCAAATACATGTTCAATTTTACCAGGTCTTCTTGCAAAATATGGAAATTTAACACCAGTTCCAGTATCAATTAAatctaaagaaaaattaaaaagtcTTGAAAATATACCATTGATTAAGATTCATTCATTAACAGCTGAAATATGGGAATCTAATAAGTATATTAAACAATTGGTATATTTGAAATCATAtttatcatcattattaattatgaatgataataataataataataataataaatgtcaatataaagaatcaataaaaagaagattATTAAGAGAATATGATATAATATATCAATTTGGTAgatatgaatatttttcagTAAATCAATTAACAGAAATAGCTTATGAGATATTTTCACAAGAGGTTACAATGTATTCAAATgaaacaaatattcaaattactGTAAgagaaatgaaaaatattgcAATCAATTGGAGAAaacatttattaaaatgtATACATTGtcaatatcaaaataaaaattcaaagaaagatttaattttatctttaaaagagtaa